In Desulfoplanes formicivorans, a single genomic region encodes these proteins:
- a CDS encoding DUF748 domain-containing protein, translating to MKTLVILLGLFVVYTALGFMAVPPIAQSVLSARLEQALSRRVVIKKIECNPLTLRAQVQGVVVYGTDNSTVEMSLDRLDVDVQAVSVFRGAIVVKRLVLDTPSVFVHVLDASGRTNLTDLVAGDGNQEPEPEESSEAGSLFPVIIRDFACINGTLRVQDDPRSVNHLIDGIELFVPYFSTHSKDLGTQILPRLAFRLNKTPFEIQGTSTPFASSRRTEFDLSEAGLDLTAFWKYVPIGPQLTLVSGRATTDLSLLIEESDTGDHPLSLFLAGQIELDDAQLSHQRDGTILSCHKLVVPVTRFDWLRREIAFANIRVQDPFVAVIRESADVINWQRYVQEIQGRVPGGNNTTAAAGPDQPSMDISASSILVENGRIHFRDKVVDQGFETDIAPLNVEIRDFDTRAQAVSRVRLDAGTSQGASLALTADVVVTPFACNGTTSLDNATIPAFASYYARYLPLELYRGQGRIASGFVITQDNGLDMQWNNVQVHLADMQLRKPGAPKPCIGFDTLSLEGGSIDLTGRRVGFVHAMLTVPRVVLERDSHGKVDLVTLFAGHARQANGETPPAEDVPAESVPWQIAIGQVHCADGYVEFRDHAVKQRVVNQVGDVDLDLVGVSTDPEQSVGFTLAAVVNQGGTVRAKGTVIPATLGSTGDLDISRLGIAPITPYLPESMHIDVGSGRLDLAGSWDFAGQKSMTGTIRGNIRMADVMFSESGNKSRLAGFDALEVNGIQLGLEPRVLSVDRVVVTSPDMILAKDEQGILNLARVLGGTNRDRDSPSSKTTAQGNTQPYWFRDMDINRVQVSQGRVDFHDHSLSPHFTVNLDKISLDLRHVSLDPAKRAQLDLNATLNDHAPVSLRGDISPLRQPVASNLLVRLSHMDMTSLTPYTLKSLAYPIVQGKLNWNGKFVTEANVLDATNTFFVQQFQLGDKVDSPDAVNVPIKLGLALLQDGNGDLTLDVPVHGRLDDPQFRLGGLIFKAIIGIFSKIATAPFALIGAMFGGGDDLSHLDYGPGQSMLSPASRIKLDTMITALTKRPKLRVFVSGMVDADADRLALEHDAFMRKLKERKHDAGKDKALDVNKVTIAPDEYMTWLFEAYKATPGKKPRRFGRVVRPSQEAMEQAVRQHISIGQDDLLDLANQRARGVQQYLLEKGNIAPDRVFVTSSKFASGDEDQPGMRVDLSLGK from the coding sequence ATGAAAACCCTCGTTATTCTGCTAGGCCTTTTTGTGGTATACACGGCCCTGGGCTTCATGGCCGTGCCACCCATTGCCCAATCGGTTCTGAGTGCCAGGCTGGAACAGGCCCTGTCCCGGCGAGTGGTCATTAAAAAAATAGAATGCAACCCCCTGACCTTGCGGGCGCAGGTTCAGGGGGTTGTCGTGTATGGTACGGACAACAGCACCGTTGAGATGTCTCTGGATCGCCTTGACGTGGATGTGCAGGCCGTGTCGGTTTTTCGCGGCGCCATTGTGGTCAAACGGCTTGTTCTGGATACTCCTTCGGTATTTGTTCATGTTCTGGATGCCTCCGGCCGGACCAATCTGACGGATCTGGTTGCTGGTGACGGCAATCAGGAACCCGAGCCCGAAGAGTCATCAGAAGCCGGGTCGCTTTTCCCGGTGATCATCAGGGATTTTGCCTGCATCAATGGCACCCTGCGCGTGCAGGACGATCCCAGGTCCGTGAACCATCTGATCGACGGGATCGAACTGTTTGTGCCCTATTTTTCAACCCATTCCAAAGATCTTGGAACCCAGATCCTTCCTCGTCTTGCGTTTCGTCTCAACAAGACTCCCTTTGAGATCCAGGGAACATCCACCCCCTTTGCCTCTTCCCGACGTACGGAATTCGATCTGAGCGAAGCCGGGCTCGATCTGACCGCTTTCTGGAAGTACGTGCCCATCGGCCCTCAGCTTACCCTTGTTTCGGGTCGGGCCACTACCGACCTTTCCCTGCTGATCGAAGAGTCCGACACGGGCGATCACCCCCTGAGTCTGTTTCTCGCAGGCCAGATCGAGCTGGATGATGCCCAGCTGAGCCATCAGCGGGACGGAACCATCCTTTCCTGTCACAAACTGGTGGTCCCGGTAACGCGGTTCGACTGGCTGCGCCGGGAAATCGCCTTTGCCAACATTCGTGTCCAGGACCCCTTTGTTGCCGTGATCCGCGAGAGCGCGGACGTGATCAACTGGCAGCGGTATGTTCAGGAGATCCAGGGGAGGGTGCCCGGCGGGAACAACACCACGGCAGCTGCTGGCCCGGACCAACCGTCCATGGACATCAGTGCCTCCTCCATTCTGGTGGAAAATGGTCGGATTCATTTCAGGGACAAGGTGGTGGATCAGGGATTTGAAACGGATATTGCTCCCTTGAACGTGGAGATCAGGGATTTTGATACCCGGGCCCAGGCTGTTTCCCGGGTCCGGCTGGATGCAGGGACCAGTCAGGGAGCCTCTCTGGCCCTCACGGCCGATGTGGTGGTGACCCCGTTTGCCTGCAACGGTACCACCAGCCTGGACAATGCGACCATACCGGCCTTTGCTTCCTATTATGCCCGGTATCTCCCCTTGGAATTGTACCGGGGTCAAGGCCGGATTGCTTCGGGATTTGTCATCACACAGGACAATGGCCTGGATATGCAATGGAACAATGTCCAGGTGCATCTTGCCGACATGCAGTTGCGCAAACCCGGTGCTCCCAAACCGTGCATCGGCTTCGACACCCTTTCCCTGGAGGGGGGCAGCATTGATCTGACAGGGCGTCGTGTGGGGTTTGTCCATGCCATGTTGACGGTCCCGCGGGTGGTGCTTGAACGGGATTCCCACGGGAAGGTGGACCTTGTGACCCTGTTTGCCGGGCATGCCCGGCAGGCCAATGGGGAAACACCACCGGCAGAAGACGTGCCCGCAGAATCCGTTCCCTGGCAGATTGCCATTGGGCAGGTGCACTGTGCCGACGGGTATGTGGAATTCAGGGATCATGCGGTGAAGCAAAGAGTTGTGAACCAGGTCGGGGATGTGGACCTGGACCTTGTCGGAGTGAGCACGGATCCCGAGCAGTCCGTCGGGTTTACCCTGGCCGCGGTTGTCAACCAGGGCGGGACCGTCCGGGCCAAAGGCACGGTGATTCCCGCAACCCTTGGTTCGACGGGGGATCTGGATATATCGCGACTCGGCATTGCCCCCATAACCCCCTATCTTCCCGAATCCATGCACATTGACGTGGGAAGTGGGCGCTTGGATCTTGCCGGAAGCTGGGATTTCGCGGGGCAGAAGAGCATGACCGGTACCATCCGGGGAAATATCCGCATGGCCGATGTCATGTTCAGCGAATCCGGAAACAAAAGCAGACTGGCCGGGTTTGACGCCCTTGAGGTGAATGGGATCCAACTGGGCCTTGAGCCCCGCGTCCTGTCCGTGGACCGTGTTGTTGTAACCAGTCCGGATATGATCCTGGCCAAAGACGAGCAGGGCATCCTCAATCTGGCCCGGGTGTTGGGCGGCACAAACCGGGACAGGGATTCTCCGTCATCCAAGACCACCGCGCAAGGAAACACACAGCCCTACTGGTTTCGGGATATGGACATCAACAGGGTGCAGGTCTCCCAGGGACGGGTCGATTTTCACGATCACTCCCTGTCTCCGCATTTTACGGTCAATCTGGACAAGATCAGTCTTGATCTTCGTCATGTATCCCTGGATCCCGCCAAGCGGGCCCAACTGGATCTGAACGCCACCCTGAACGATCATGCCCCTGTCTCCCTGCGTGGGGACATCAGTCCGTTGCGTCAGCCTGTTGCCTCGAATCTGCTGGTGCGTCTTTCCCACATGGACATGACCAGCCTGACTCCCTACACCCTCAAGTCCCTGGCCTATCCCATTGTGCAGGGCAAGCTGAACTGGAACGGGAAATTCGTTACCGAGGCGAATGTGCTTGATGCGACCAACACCTTTTTTGTTCAGCAGTTTCAACTGGGGGACAAGGTGGACTCGCCCGATGCCGTGAATGTGCCCATCAAGCTCGGGCTGGCTTTGCTTCAGGATGGCAACGGCGATCTGACCCTGGATGTTCCCGTGCATGGCCGGCTGGATGATCCCCAATTCCGTCTCGGCGGGCTGATTTTCAAGGCCATTATCGGCATTTTTTCCAAGATTGCCACGGCACCCTTCGCCCTTATCGGGGCCATGTTCGGCGGAGGGGATGACTTGAGTCATCTTGATTACGGCCCCGGCCAATCCATGCTTTCCCCGGCAAGCAGGATCAAGCTGGATACCATGATAACGGCCCTGACCAAGCGGCCCAAACTCAGGGTTTTTGTTTCGGGTATGGTTGATGCGGATGCGGATCGCCTGGCCCTTGAACACGACGCCTTCATGCGCAAGCTCAAGGAGAGGAAACATGATGCGGGCAAGGACAAGGCGTTGGACGTCAACAAGGTGACCATTGCCCCGGATGAGTACATGACCTGGCTGTTTGAGGCCTACAAGGCAACGCCGGGCAAAAAGCCGCGCAGGTTCGGCAGGGTGGTCCGGCCCAGTCAGGAGGCCATGGAGCAGGCGGTCCGCCAGCACATCTCCATCGGGCAGGACGATCTTTTGGATCTGGCCAATCAACGAGCACGCGGCGTGCAGCAGTATCTTCTGGAAAAGGGAAATATTGCCCCGGACCGGGTTTTTGTCACCTCTTCGAAATTTGCTTCAGGAGATGAAGACCAGCCCGGTATGCGGGTTGACCTGTCTTTGGGAAAATGA
- a CDS encoding response regulator: MEHTVLTIEDDQIIRETLVEWLEDNGFTPLMASSGAEGLATFAREHPDMVLLDLTMPGMNGLSVLRAIREQDPDVPVIIVSGRNNIADVISAFKAGAWDYVTKPILSMDMLKATILNCLEKKELKEQIKQVEERYSQLVQNLPIIIFALRKDFSIDFINRTSQAILGFSAHELMEKRGLFFQRIPKEDRKEIIRSFTTCFRQSTTPFSLEFRFKHKQGYFIHLQAKSIVLVNPDNPQTPRRIEGVLLDVTEHHFLEEVLVQREKLNLLGTMSTEIAHQFRNPLMSLGGFARILHNKYPDIKEAEIVLSEAKKLEELLANVDEYIRPVSFSPTSCQINDLLMSSIGMLKELFIRHQVDHSMDLTPNIPPIMSDENTIRQILISLISQIVPQARHGRIRFASHATSQHVGITVSIAPSIKELKHPGLSVLPFEKEQDNSMAATYRMVKNIGGYISFKQSTDRTSVTITLPKTFSQELVGMSEQF; this comes from the coding sequence ATGGAGCATACCGTACTGACCATAGAAGATGACCAGATCATCCGGGAAACTCTGGTGGAATGGCTCGAGGACAATGGATTCACGCCCCTTATGGCCTCCAGCGGCGCAGAAGGTCTTGCAACCTTTGCCAGGGAACACCCGGACATGGTCCTGCTGGACCTGACCATGCCCGGCATGAACGGGTTGAGCGTGCTCAGGGCCATCAGGGAGCAGGACCCCGATGTACCCGTGATCATTGTTTCCGGAAGGAACAACATCGCGGACGTCATCTCGGCCTTCAAGGCCGGGGCATGGGATTATGTGACCAAGCCCATCCTGAGCATGGACATGCTCAAGGCAACCATCCTCAACTGTCTGGAAAAAAAGGAGCTCAAGGAACAGATCAAACAGGTGGAAGAACGGTACAGTCAGCTTGTCCAGAACCTGCCCATCATCATCTTTGCCCTGCGCAAGGATTTCTCCATAGATTTCATCAACCGGACCAGCCAGGCCATCCTTGGGTTTTCCGCTCACGAACTCATGGAAAAACGGGGTCTTTTCTTTCAGCGCATCCCCAAAGAGGATCGCAAAGAGATCATCCGGTCCTTCACCACCTGCTTTCGGCAGTCAACCACTCCGTTCTCCCTGGAATTCAGATTCAAGCACAAGCAGGGATACTTCATCCATCTCCAGGCCAAATCCATTGTTCTGGTCAACCCGGACAACCCCCAGACACCCCGCCGCATCGAAGGCGTGCTTTTGGATGTCACAGAGCACCATTTTCTCGAAGAGGTTCTGGTACAGCGGGAAAAACTGAACCTTCTGGGTACCATGTCCACGGAAATCGCCCACCAATTTCGCAACCCCCTCATGTCTCTGGGTGGCTTTGCGCGCATACTCCACAACAAGTATCCGGACATCAAGGAAGCCGAAATCGTCTTGAGCGAAGCCAAAAAACTCGAGGAACTTCTTGCCAACGTGGACGAGTATATCCGCCCGGTTTCCTTTTCCCCCACATCGTGCCAGATTAACGATCTGCTCATGTCTTCCATTGGCATGCTCAAGGAACTCTTTATCAGGCACCAGGTGGACCACAGCATGGACCTCACCCCAAACATCCCCCCCATCATGTCCGATGAAAACACCATCCGGCAGATCCTCATCAGCCTGATCTCCCAGATCGTCCCCCAGGCCCGCCATGGGCGCATCCGTTTTGCTTCCCACGCAACCAGCCAGCATGTCGGCATCACCGTGTCCATCGCCCCGAGCATCAAGGAGCTCAAACATCCCGGATTGAGTGTGCTTCCCTTTGAAAAGGAACAGGACAACTCCATGGCTGCCACCTACAGAATGGTCAAAAACATCGGGGGATACATCTCCTTCAAGCAGAGCACGGATCGTACCTCAGTAACCATCACCCTGCCCAAAACATTCAGTCAGGAACTGGTCGGAATGAGCGAACAGTTCTAG
- a CDS encoding sensor histidine kinase, which yields MQSLSFCKEINDPQAQKRQDTVNERIRQKIANYRHYHFTREQIHTLAIFFDLAQEFNSLDDLYTLAVCTPKAIFGIDASLYILDAKGQFIIKSSTIGDDCVADVWKEPQAFSWTPWQQGNRFILPVRCKHMLTAQLPFVPKNKDVIGILELTASRPLTEHERFFFEKYANRVGFQTHNKILNFTNQEHLRFIKSLVQDIGHNVIVPNMYFKLLFNKLKKRLDELRERLRNLTWQLESNLQKTNIHHLDTALGGLDRSVNALMDHYREMYSHYTRSSLFLETLLRRSHFEKGRYVLLKQACNFKKKIIDPQLEHFRPHFEQKNIAVDTKLGGIPDEDIMLVADIGLLSQVFANLFSNAAKYTREVIGPDGRPHKFISYGWEKLPDYFGPGKDAIKPNVFSTGPHIPPEERSWLFESNFRCKATQNEPGSGHGLFFAKQIVELHGGKVGYEPTQMGNNFYVILPCAN from the coding sequence ATGCAAAGCCTTTCGTTCTGTAAAGAGATAAACGATCCCCAGGCACAAAAACGTCAGGACACGGTTAACGAACGCATCCGTCAAAAAATCGCCAATTACCGGCATTATCACTTCACCAGGGAACAGATCCACACCCTGGCCATTTTCTTCGACCTGGCCCAGGAGTTCAACTCCCTCGACGATTTGTACACCCTGGCGGTCTGCACCCCCAAGGCCATATTCGGTATTGACGCATCCCTCTACATCCTTGACGCCAAGGGACAATTCATCATCAAGAGCTCGACCATCGGCGATGATTGCGTTGCTGACGTCTGGAAGGAACCCCAGGCCTTTTCCTGGACTCCCTGGCAGCAGGGCAACCGGTTCATCCTGCCCGTGCGATGCAAACACATGCTCACGGCCCAGCTTCCCTTTGTACCCAAAAACAAGGATGTCATCGGTATTCTCGAACTGACCGCCTCCCGCCCTCTGACCGAACACGAACGTTTCTTTTTCGAAAAATACGCCAACCGGGTGGGATTTCAAACCCACAACAAGATTCTGAATTTTACCAACCAGGAACATTTGCGTTTTATCAAGAGCCTTGTTCAGGACATTGGCCACAATGTCATTGTGCCCAACATGTACTTCAAACTCCTGTTCAACAAACTCAAAAAACGGCTGGACGAACTCAGGGAACGGTTGCGCAATCTGACCTGGCAACTGGAATCAAATCTCCAGAAAACGAATATTCATCACCTGGATACCGCGCTGGGAGGTCTGGACAGGAGTGTCAACGCACTCATGGACCATTATCGTGAGATGTACAGTCACTACACCAGATCGAGCCTGTTTTTGGAAACCCTGCTCAGACGGAGTCATTTTGAAAAGGGACGCTATGTCCTGCTCAAACAGGCCTGCAATTTCAAGAAAAAGATCATCGATCCCCAGCTTGAGCATTTCCGACCCCATTTTGAACAAAAAAACATTGCCGTGGACACGAAACTCGGCGGCATTCCTGATGAGGACATCATGCTGGTGGCCGATATCGGGCTGTTGAGTCAGGTCTTTGCCAACCTGTTCTCCAATGCGGCCAAATATACACGCGAGGTCATCGGGCCCGACGGCAGGCCCCACAAATTCATTTCCTATGGATGGGAAAAGCTCCCCGACTATTTCGGTCCGGGCAAAGACGCCATCAAACCCAATGTTTTTTCCACCGGCCCCCACATCCCTCCGGAAGAACGCAGCTGGCTCTTTGAATCCAATTTCAGGTGCAAAGCCACCCAAAACGAACCCGGCTCAGGACATGGACTCTTCTTCGCCAAACAGATTGTGGAGCTTCACGGAGGCAAGGTGGGATACGAACCAACCCAAATGGGAAACAATTTCTATGTCATCCTCCCCTGCGCCAACTAG